Sequence from the Drosophila gunungcola strain Sukarami chromosome X unlocalized genomic scaffold, Dgunungcola_SK_2 000023F, whole genome shotgun sequence genome:
TTCAGCGAAGATCATCATCATTTCGGGACGGTGGCACGGTGGTTCCATTTTCAAAACCACATAAACATGTTATGGGGCTATGCCTAAACATTACACTTAAAGTGTGTatttagtaattaaaaaaatataatatatgacTTGAAAtctgattatttatttttactttgacTAATTGTATTActtcttatttaaatttccctTCTGATGGGACCGGCAAATACCACTGTATGCAGACAATTTTCTGTGCCTCCGACGAGGTTATCTGGTGGACTTGGCTCAGTGTGTTTATCTGCAGCACGCGTTGGCAGCCAACAAAAGCCATACGGCCATATTCACAGACACATCACATCACACACATAGGAGTTGATGAAATTTATGGTAAGTAATGCACTTGAGCATGCACCCAGCCATGTTTGAACACCAATTGACATTGAACCAGTGTCTGCGGAGTCGTGTCTCGTACATTTAGCGATTCAATTGCGGCTGCTGTATAAATGAAGATTAATTACTGCAAATATTGCATGGCATTAGCGAGGAGCGAAGCCGAAAATGAACATAAAtacgaaaagaaaattataggAAAATCGATTGTTTATGATGACCATTTAAATGCTCTGCGGCATGGGAAAAATTAGAGCTTTTTGGGGTTAAGTCCCGATTTAAATCTTTAAGGCTGCTGCTTTTCATGGGTAAAAGTTagtcttaataaatattaaaattgctttCAATAAATGTCTTTTGtttgtcaaaataattataaactaCTGATTAACGTTTAAATTGTTatctaaaatgttttttttaatttatgcacaaatcaaaataaaataaatacaaatctaTGTTAAGTTCACGAAAGATTCTCACACCCCCAACGTGGTCAAATGTGTACCATAAATTCTATACTTTATTAAACAAAGTCAAGCGGCCagactttaataataaataagaaaaattcaaCAACAAATTGCACGGCCAACACAAAAAGAATGCTTAGAATTTCGCATGGAAATAGTAAACTTGTAAGACAAATTGCAAGGCGTTTCGTGGCCAAATGTGCTGTGTGCTATGTAAGCTGGCAATTAATGATGCAGCCATGGCTCAGCAGTTTGCAAGTGGTGCGGTGGCGTATGCGCGATGTTCCCAGGCCGGCGCACATTGCGTATCCGCCGAGTGCGCCGCCGTACTTGAGACTGTTTCGAGCCAGCCGCATTGTGCAAAGCCGCAAAGCCGACATGAAGTGCAGTTCTCAACCTTCCTTTGGGAGCTCGAATCGTCATCGAATATAGTTGGAGGGATGGCAGGCTGCTGACTCAGCCGAAGTTTCCGCCTTCGAGAGCTATAAAAACATGCCTCAGTTCTGGGTTAGTTCATCAGTGGTGTTTTGAGCCTCCAGCAGCGCTTGCACAGCGGTTCTAAGTCGTTGTActccctttatttttttatattttttttacgaGTGATATTTAAGGATGCGTCACGCTCTGATCCTTGCTTTTGTGTGCGGTCTGATGATCGCCTTCGCCTCGGCCGGTTTGCTGggcggaggaggtggtggtggggGCTACGGAGGGGGCGGCGGTGGACAAGGAGGCTGGCAGCAGAACGAAGGAGGAGGCGGTCATGGGGGCGGTGGACAAGGAGGCTATGGCGGCGGTAGCCATGGTaagtgtatttaatttatatatacccCCAGAGCTTCACCACTTGTTATGACACAAAGTCCTTGTTTTTCCTTTACCCtcaattatataaatacaattttatctAAAtgtattcatatattttttaacatcgGTCCTTCTTTTTTAAACCGAACACCTTTTATTTAGTCACAATTTTGATttgcctatttttttttttaaataattctatTGACAAACTTATAGAAAATTTATTGTCATCTAACAAGTTTATATTAAACACATCCTATAAAATTCGTAGTTTTTAGTGTCTAAACATTTTAGGTATCAAAATCGTTGTTATTTGGTTTTGACTCTTTTAGGTGGACATGGAGGCGGTGGCCAAGGAGGCTGGCAGAAGAATGGCGGAGGCGGTGGTGGCGGTCATGGAGGTGGTGGACATGGAGGTGGTGGACAGGGCGGCTACGGAGGTGGTAATCaaggtaaatatatttattaaatgacCTATAATGTTCCATTAAATATatc
This genomic interval carries:
- the LOC128260399 gene encoding acanthoscurrin-1, yielding MRHALILAFVCGLMIAFASAGLLGGGGGGGGYGGGGGGQGGWQQNEGGGGHGGGGQGGYGGGSHGGHGGGGQGGWQKNGGGGGGGHGGGGHGGGGQGGYGGGNQGGHGQGGGQGGYGGGGHGGGGHGGGSRSLAGNRGNSISWQGTSGGHNKHGGGGGGGGGLYGGGGGGGNKHHGGGW